From the genome of Arvicola amphibius chromosome 9, mArvAmp1.2, whole genome shotgun sequence, one region includes:
- the Azin1 gene encoding antizyme inhibitor 1, translated as MKGFIDDADYSVGLLDEGTNLGDVIDNYVYEHTLTGKNAFFVGDLGKIVRKHSQWQNVVAQIKPFYTVKCNSAPAVLEILAALGTGFACSSKNEMALVQELGVSPENIIYTSPCKQVSQIKYAAKVGINIMTCDNEIELKKIARNHPNAKVLLHIATEDDIGGEDSNMKFGTTLKNCRHLLECAKELDVQIIGVKFHVSSACKEYQVYVHALSDARCVFDMAGEFGFTMNMLDIGGGFTGTEIQLEEVNHVISPLLDVYFPEGSGIQIISEPGSYYVSSAFTLAVNIIAKKVVENDKLSSGVEKNGSDEPAFVYYMNDGVYGSFASKLSEDLNTIPEVHKKHKEDEPLFTSSLWGPSCDELDQIVESCLLPELNVGDWLIFDNMGADSFHEPSAFNDFQRPAIYYMMSFSDWYEMQDAGITSDAMMKNFFFAPSCIQLSQEDSFSTEA; from the exons ATGAAAGGCTTTATTGACGATGCAGACTACTCGGTCGGCCTGTTGGATGAAGGGACAAACCTTGGCGACGTCATTGATAACTATGTTTATGAACATACCCTG acaggaaaaaatgctttttttgtgGGGGATCTTGGGAAGATCGTGAGGAAGCACAGTCAGTGGCAGAATGTGGTGGCTCAAATAAAGCCATTTTACACAGTGAAGTGCAACTCCGCCCCGGCTGTGCTGGAGATCCTGGCAGCTCTTGGAACTGGATTTGCTTGTTCCAGCAAA AATGAAATGGCTCTAGTGCAAGAATTGGGTGTATCTCCGGAAAACATTATTTACACAAGTCCTTGTAAGCAAGTGTCTCAGATAAAGTATGCAGCAAAAGTTGGAATAAATATCATGACATGTGACAATGAAATTGAATTAAAGAAAATTGCAAGGAATCACCCAAATGCCAA GGTCTTACTACACATTGCAACAGAGGATGATATTGGAGGTGAAGATAGTAACATGAAGTTTGGCACTACACTGAAGAATTGTAGGCATCTTTTGGAATGTGCCAAGGAACTTGATGTCCAAATAATTGGGGTTAA ATTCCATGTTTCAAGTGCTTGCAAAGAATATCAAGTATATGTACATGCTCTCTCTGATGCTCGGTGTGTGTTTGACATGGCT GGAGAATTTGGCTTTACAATGAACATGCTAGACATTGGTGGAGGCTTCACAGGAACTGAAATTCAGCTGGAAGAG GTTAATCATGTTATCAGTCCTCTGCTGGATGTTTACTTCCCGGAAGGATCTGGCATTCAGATAATTTCAGAGCCTGGAAGCTACTATGTGTCTTCTGCGTTTACACTTGCAGTTAATATTATTGCTAAGAAAGTTGTTGAAAATGATAAACTTTCCTCTGGAG TCGAAAAAAATGGGAGTGATGAGCCAGCCTTCGTGTATTACATGAACGATGGTGTTTATGGTTCTTTTGCGAGTAAACTTTCTGAGGACTTAAATACCATTCCAGAGGTTCACAAg AAACACAAGGAAGATGAGCCTCTGTTTACAAGCAGCCTTTGGGGTCCGTCCTGTGATGAGCTCGATCAGATTGTAGAGAGCTGTCTTCTTCCTGAGCTAAATGTGGGAGACTGGCTTATCTTTGATAACATGGGAGCAGATTCTTTCCACGAACCATCTGcttttaatgattttcaaaggCCAGCTATTTATTATATGATGTCATTCAGTGATTG GTATGAGATGCAAGATGCTGGAATTACTTCAGATGCAATGATGAAAAACTTCTTCTTTGCGCCCTCTTGCATTCAGCTGAGCCAAGAAGACAGCTTTTCCACTGAAGCTTAA